One Leclercia pneumoniae genomic region harbors:
- a CDS encoding GNAT family N-acetyltransferase, with product MSAVEMLTETEVVVRDVLPDDAHAIAAIYAWHVLNGRASFEEVPPTVEEMRQRIKSVTGEGLPWLVALYRGILVGYCYATLYRPRSAYRYTLEESIYVDASTPGRGFGSALLSALIARSEQGPWRQMIAIIGDGPNNTGSLRLHKKHGFEVAGQLRSVGYKKGDWRDTLILQRPLNDGDWTLPE from the coding sequence ATGTCGGCTGTAGAAATGTTAACCGAAACGGAAGTTGTGGTACGCGATGTGCTGCCCGACGATGCGCATGCCATTGCGGCAATTTACGCCTGGCATGTCCTCAATGGGCGGGCCTCGTTTGAAGAGGTTCCCCCGACGGTAGAAGAGATGCGTCAACGCATCAAGAGCGTGACCGGAGAGGGATTACCCTGGCTGGTTGCCCTCTATCGCGGCATCCTGGTGGGCTACTGCTATGCGACGCTGTACCGTCCCCGCTCCGCCTATCGCTACACCCTTGAAGAGTCGATCTACGTTGACGCCAGCACGCCGGGACGGGGTTTTGGCAGCGCCCTGCTCAGCGCGTTGATTGCACGCAGCGAACAGGGGCCGTGGCGGCAGATGATTGCCATCATCGGCGATGGGCCGAATAACACCGGCTCGTTGCGCCTGCATAAAAAGCACGGATTTGAAGTGGCCGGACAGCTCAGGAGCGTGGGTTACAAGAAAGGGGACTGGCGCGATACCCTGATTTTGCAGCGTCCACTCAACGACGGTGACTGGACGCTGCCGGAGTAA
- the pbpG gene encoding D-alanyl-D-alanine endopeptidase — MLKFRVSILSLALLLTVPVATPALAKTAAVTTAAQPEIASGSAMIVDLNTNKVIYASHPNLVRPIASITKLMTAMVVLDARLPLDEKLKVDISQTPEMKGIYSRVRLNSEISRKNMLLLALMSSENRAAASLAHHYPGGYNAFIKAMNAKAKALGMTHTRFVEPTGLSIHNVSTAQDLTKMLIASKQYPLIGQLSTTREEMATFANPAYTLPFRNTNHLVYRDNWNIQLTKTGFTNAAGHCLVMRTVIKGKPVALVVMDAFGKYTHFADASRLRTWIETGKVMPVPAAALSYKKQKAAQMAAAGTLAGEQTAQND; from the coding sequence ATGCTGAAATTCCGCGTTTCTATACTGAGCCTTGCCCTGTTGCTGACCGTGCCTGTTGCGACACCGGCCCTCGCGAAAACCGCCGCCGTGACGACGGCAGCCCAGCCGGAAATTGCCTCCGGTAGCGCGATGATCGTCGATCTGAACACCAATAAGGTGATCTACGCCAGCCACCCAAATCTGGTGCGCCCGATCGCTTCCATCACCAAATTAATGACCGCGATGGTCGTGCTGGACGCACGACTGCCGCTGGATGAGAAACTGAAAGTCGATATCAGTCAGACGCCTGAAATGAAAGGGATCTATTCCCGCGTGCGCCTGAACAGCGAAATTAGCCGTAAAAATATGCTGTTGCTGGCACTGATGTCCTCGGAAAACCGCGCGGCGGCGAGCCTGGCTCACCACTACCCGGGCGGCTATAACGCCTTTATCAAGGCCATGAACGCTAAGGCGAAAGCGCTGGGCATGACCCATACCCGCTTCGTAGAGCCGACAGGCCTGTCGATCCATAACGTCTCGACCGCGCAGGATCTGACCAAAATGTTGATCGCCAGCAAACAGTATCCGCTGATTGGCCAGTTGAGCACTACCCGAGAAGAGATGGCGACTTTTGCGAACCCGGCTTATACCTTGCCGTTCCGCAATACTAACCATCTTGTCTACCGTGATAACTGGAACATTCAGTTGACCAAAACCGGCTTTACCAACGCGGCAGGCCACTGCCTGGTGATGCGTACGGTGATCAAGGGTAAACCGGTGGCGCTGGTGGTGATGGATGCTTTCGGCAAATACACCCACTTCGCGGATGCCAGCCGTCTGCGTACCTGGATTGAGACGGGGAAAGTGATGCCGGTTCCGGCGGCGGCGCTGAGCTATAAAAAGCAAAAAGCGGCCCAGATGGCGGCGGCGGGTACTCTCGCCGGCGAACAGACCGCCCAGAACGACTAA
- a CDS encoding Yip1 family protein, whose translation MNHVWGLFSHPDREMHVIRSENETVSHHYTHHVLLMAAIPVICAFIGTTQIGWDFGDGTVIQLSWMTGLALAVIFYGMMLAGVAIMGRVIYWMARNHPQRPSLTLCMIFAGYVATPLFLSGIVAIYPLVWLCALVGTVALFYTGYLLYVGIPTFLNINKEEGLSFSSSTLAIGVLVLEALLALTVILWGYGYRLF comes from the coding sequence ATGAACCATGTCTGGGGACTTTTTTCCCATCCCGACCGTGAAATGCACGTTATCAGAAGTGAAAACGAAACCGTCAGTCATCACTATACCCATCATGTGTTGCTGATGGCGGCGATCCCCGTCATTTGCGCGTTTATTGGTACCACGCAGATTGGCTGGGATTTTGGTGATGGCACAGTTATACAACTCTCCTGGATGACCGGCCTGGCGCTTGCGGTGATCTTTTACGGCATGATGCTGGCCGGTGTGGCGATCATGGGGCGCGTGATTTACTGGATGGCGCGTAACCACCCGCAGCGTCCCTCCCTCACGCTCTGTATGATCTTCGCCGGCTATGTTGCTACTCCGCTGTTTTTAAGCGGCATTGTGGCGATTTACCCGCTGGTCTGGCTCTGTGCGCTGGTGGGCACCGTTGCGCTGTTCTATACCGGCTATTTGCTGTATGTCGGCATTCCCACCTTCCTCAATATCAATAAAGAGGAGGGGCTCAGTTTCTCCAGCTCGACGCTGGCTATCGGCGTGCTGGTGCTGGAAGCGCTGCTGGCGCTGACTGTTATTCTCTGGGGTTATGGGTATCGCCTGTTCTGA
- a CDS encoding DedA family protein translates to MDINALIEQYGYAALVIGSVAEGETITLLGGVAAHQGLLKFPLVVAAVALGGMIGDQLLYFLGVRFGPALLRRFSRHQKKIQRAQKLIQRHPYLFVIGTRFMYGFRIIGPLLIGASRLPPKIFLPLNILGAIVWALIFSTLGYAGGEVIGPWLHSLDQHLRHWVWLIGVLVLVVLIRLWLKRRENKRD, encoded by the coding sequence ATGGATATCAATGCACTGATAGAACAATACGGATACGCCGCGTTAGTGATAGGTAGCGTGGCAGAAGGGGAAACCATTACGCTTCTGGGCGGCGTGGCCGCGCATCAGGGCCTGTTGAAATTCCCGCTGGTGGTGGCTGCCGTGGCGCTGGGGGGGATGATCGGCGATCAACTGCTCTATTTTCTTGGCGTCCGCTTTGGCCCCGCGCTATTACGGCGCTTCTCTCGCCATCAGAAAAAAATCCAGCGGGCGCAAAAACTGATTCAGCGCCACCCTTACCTGTTTGTCATCGGCACCCGCTTTATGTATGGCTTTCGCATTATCGGCCCGCTGCTCATCGGGGCCAGCCGTCTTCCGCCCAAAATCTTCCTGCCGCTAAATATCCTCGGCGCCATCGTTTGGGCGCTGATCTTCTCCACCCTGGGTTACGCGGGTGGAGAAGTGATTGGCCCGTGGCTGCATAGCCTTGACCAGCACCTGCGCCACTGGGTATGGCTGATTGGCGTGCTGGTGCTGGTGGTGCTGATACGCCTGTGGTTAAAGCGCCGTGAGAATAAGCGCGATTAA
- a CDS encoding SDR family oxidoreductase, whose translation MTATQRVAIVTASDSGIGKTTALMLAERGFDIGVTWHSDEEGAAKTCREVEARGRRAESIHLDLSTLPEGAKAIETLIARFGRLDVLVNNAGAMTKAPFLEMKFEEWRSILTVDVDGAFLCSQIAAQQMVKQGQGGRIVNITSVHEHTPLTEASAYTAAKHALGGLTKSMALELVHHNILVNAVAPGAIATPMNDMDDSEVKPGSMPEIPLARPGHTKEIASLVAWLCDSDASYTTGQSFIVDGGFMLANPQFKPQS comes from the coding sequence ATGACGGCAACACAACGGGTCGCGATTGTGACCGCATCCGATTCCGGCATCGGTAAAACCACGGCACTGATGCTGGCAGAGCGCGGATTTGATATAGGCGTCACCTGGCATTCGGACGAAGAGGGGGCAGCGAAGACCTGCCGGGAGGTAGAAGCCCGTGGCCGCCGCGCGGAGTCCATTCACCTCGATTTAAGCACGCTTCCGGAGGGGGCGAAGGCCATCGAGACGCTGATTGCCCGCTTTGGGCGTCTCGATGTGCTGGTCAATAACGCCGGGGCGATGACCAAAGCCCCGTTCCTCGAGATGAAATTTGAGGAGTGGCGCAGCATCCTCACCGTCGATGTGGACGGGGCCTTTCTCTGTTCGCAGATTGCGGCGCAGCAGATGGTGAAGCAGGGGCAGGGCGGGCGCATTGTGAACATCACGTCAGTGCATGAACATACGCCGTTAACGGAGGCCAGCGCTTACACGGCGGCTAAACACGCCCTCGGTGGGCTGACCAAATCGATGGCGCTGGAGCTCGTCCACCACAATATTTTGGTCAATGCCGTGGCGCCGGGCGCTATTGCCACGCCGATGAACGACATGGATGACAGCGAAGTGAAGCCGGGTTCGATGCCCGAAATCCCGCTGGCGCGGCCTGGGCACACCAAAGAGATCGCCAGTCTGGTCGCCTGGCTATGCGACAGCGACGCCAGTTACACCACCGGGCAGTCGTTTATCGTTGATGGGGGCTTTATGCTGGCCAATCCGCAGTTCAAGCCCCAGTCGTAG
- a CDS encoding glycoside hydrolase family 1 protein — MKTFPNDFLWGGAVAANQVEGAYLEDGKGLSTSDVQPQGVFGPVVERVVGDSGIKDVAIDFYHRYPEDISLFAEMGFSCLRVSIAWTRIFPNGDEQQPNEAGLAFYDKLFDELAAHGITPLVTLSHYEMPWGLVKQYGGWGSRQTIGFFERYARTVFTRYKEKVKLWLTFNEINMSLHAPMTGVGLPESSSKGEVYQAIHHQLVASALAVKACHEIIAEAKIGNMLLGGLVYPLTCKPDDVLEALQENRAWQFFGDVQCRGAYPGYMLRFFRENGIQLEITDADREALKSTVDFISFSYYMTGCVTTDEALNQQARGNILSMVPNPHLASSEWGWQIDPIGLRTLLNVLWDRYQKPLFIVENGLGAKDKPDADGVVQDDYRISYLNDHLVQVREAIDDGVEIMGYTSWGPIDLVSASKAELSKRYGFIYVDRDDKGNGTLARSRKKSFWWYQEVIATNGASLKE, encoded by the coding sequence ATGAAAACGTTTCCGAATGATTTCTTGTGGGGCGGCGCGGTTGCCGCTAATCAGGTAGAAGGTGCTTATCTGGAGGATGGGAAAGGGTTATCCACCTCTGACGTGCAGCCGCAGGGGGTCTTTGGCCCGGTGGTGGAACGGGTTGTGGGCGACAGCGGCATCAAAGACGTGGCGATCGACTTTTATCACCGTTACCCGGAAGATATTAGCCTGTTTGCCGAAATGGGCTTCAGCTGCCTGCGCGTCTCTATTGCCTGGACGCGTATCTTCCCGAACGGTGACGAGCAGCAGCCAAACGAAGCCGGGCTGGCCTTTTATGACAAGCTCTTTGACGAACTGGCCGCCCACGGCATCACGCCGCTGGTGACGCTCTCCCACTACGAAATGCCCTGGGGCCTGGTGAAACAGTACGGCGGCTGGGGCAGTCGTCAGACCATCGGCTTCTTTGAGCGGTACGCGCGCACCGTATTTACACGCTATAAAGAGAAGGTGAAGCTGTGGCTCACGTTCAATGAGATCAACATGTCCCTGCACGCGCCGATGACCGGCGTCGGCCTGCCGGAGAGCAGCAGTAAAGGCGAAGTCTATCAGGCGATCCACCACCAACTGGTGGCCAGCGCACTGGCGGTCAAAGCCTGCCACGAGATCATTGCGGAGGCGAAAATTGGCAACATGCTGCTGGGCGGCCTGGTCTATCCGCTGACCTGCAAACCCGACGATGTGCTGGAAGCGCTGCAGGAGAACCGCGCCTGGCAGTTCTTCGGTGATGTACAGTGCCGCGGGGCGTATCCAGGCTATATGCTGCGCTTCTTCCGCGAAAACGGCATCCAGTTGGAGATCACCGACGCCGATCGCGAGGCGCTGAAATCAACCGTCGATTTTATCTCTTTTAGCTACTACATGACCGGCTGTGTGACCACCGATGAAGCGCTAAACCAGCAGGCACGCGGCAACATCCTGAGCATGGTCCCCAATCCGCATCTGGCCAGCTCCGAATGGGGCTGGCAGATTGACCCGATTGGCCTGCGTACGCTGCTGAACGTGCTGTGGGATCGCTATCAGAAGCCGCTGTTTATTGTGGAAAATGGACTTGGTGCGAAGGATAAACCGGATGCCGACGGCGTGGTGCAAGATGATTACCGCATCAGTTATCTGAACGATCACCTGGTGCAGGTTCGCGAGGCGATTGACGACGGCGTCGAGATCATGGGGTATACCAGTTGGGGGCCGATTGATCTGGTCAGCGCCTCGAAGGCCGAGCTGTCAAAACGCTATGGCTTTATCTACGTTGACCGTGACGACAAGGGTAACGGCACCCTGGCGCGGAGCCGTAAAAAGAGCTTCTGGTGGTATCAGGAGGTGATTGCCACCAACGGGGCATCGCTTAAAGAGTAA
- the bglF gene encoding PTS beta-glucoside transporter subunit IIABC — translation MEYQALAKDILAHVGGKENIVSLVHCATRLRFKLKESQKADAEGLKKNPGVIMVVESGGQFQVVIGNHVNDVWKAVRHEAGLTDDTPVTEEAGDKGNLLGRLIDIVSGIFTPFIGILAASGILKGLLALAVVCGWLTTDSGTYKIWFAASDALFFFFPLVLGYTAGKKFGGNPFITMVIGGALTHPMMIQAFEASQQAGAMEDAFLGIPVTWFNYSSSVIPIILAAWVSCWLEKQSVKRLPSSMKNFFTPLICLGVTVPLTFLVIGPIATWLSQMLANGYQWIDVLAPWLAGAAMGALWQVCVIFGLHWGLVPLMINNLAVLGHDTMLPMLLPAVFGQVGAALGIFLRTRDSRQKMLAGSSVTAGIFGITEPAVYGVNLPLRRPFIFGCVAGAIGGAIVGFSDTHVYSFGFANIFTVAQMIPPGGVDATLWGGIIGTLVALVLSCVMTLVAGMPGRAAEATPVAVAPGENDVLSPMTGTVLALDQVPDTTFASGLLGNGAAIIPSDNKVIAPFAGEVASLFATKHAIGLLSDSGIEVLIHVGIDTVKLDGKPFTAHVKVGDKVQPGDLLLEFDRQAIIDAGYDLATPIIISNSDEYRDVATVAATAVNAGTPLLCVSH, via the coding sequence ATGGAATATCAAGCATTGGCAAAGGATATTCTCGCCCACGTCGGGGGCAAGGAGAACATTGTCAGTCTGGTGCATTGCGCCACCCGGCTTCGCTTTAAACTGAAAGAGAGCCAAAAGGCGGATGCTGAGGGGCTGAAGAAAAACCCGGGCGTGATTATGGTTGTCGAAAGCGGCGGTCAGTTCCAGGTGGTGATCGGCAACCACGTTAACGATGTGTGGAAAGCCGTTCGTCATGAAGCCGGGCTCACCGATGATACGCCGGTGACGGAAGAGGCGGGCGACAAAGGTAATCTGCTTGGCCGTTTGATCGACATCGTTTCGGGCATCTTTACTCCCTTTATCGGCATTCTGGCCGCCTCCGGTATTTTAAAAGGGCTGCTGGCGCTGGCGGTAGTCTGCGGCTGGCTGACCACCGACAGTGGCACCTACAAAATCTGGTTTGCGGCGAGCGATGCGCTCTTCTTCTTCTTCCCACTGGTACTGGGTTACACCGCCGGTAAGAAATTTGGCGGTAATCCCTTCATCACCATGGTCATCGGGGGGGCATTAACCCATCCGATGATGATTCAGGCCTTTGAGGCCAGCCAGCAGGCAGGGGCGATGGAGGACGCTTTCCTCGGGATCCCTGTCACCTGGTTCAACTACAGTTCATCGGTGATTCCGATCATTCTCGCTGCCTGGGTCAGCTGTTGGCTGGAGAAGCAGAGCGTAAAACGCCTGCCCTCTTCGATGAAAAACTTCTTTACCCCGCTCATCTGTCTGGGCGTGACCGTGCCGCTGACCTTCCTGGTCATTGGGCCGATTGCCACCTGGCTTAGCCAGATGCTGGCAAACGGGTACCAGTGGATCGACGTGCTGGCGCCGTGGCTGGCAGGGGCGGCAATGGGGGCGCTCTGGCAGGTCTGCGTGATCTTCGGCCTGCACTGGGGGCTGGTGCCGCTGATGATTAACAACCTTGCGGTACTGGGGCATGACACTATGCTGCCGATGTTGCTGCCGGCGGTGTTTGGCCAGGTAGGCGCCGCGCTGGGTATCTTCCTGCGTACCCGTGATAGCCGTCAGAAAATGTTGGCCGGTTCGTCCGTCACCGCAGGGATTTTTGGCATCACTGAACCGGCGGTCTATGGCGTGAACTTGCCGCTGCGTCGTCCGTTTATCTTTGGCTGTGTGGCGGGGGCTATCGGCGGCGCGATTGTGGGTTTCAGCGATACCCACGTCTACTCCTTCGGCTTTGCCAATATCTTTACCGTGGCGCAGATGATCCCGCCAGGCGGCGTGGATGCCACCCTGTGGGGCGGCATTATCGGTACGCTGGTGGCACTGGTGCTGAGCTGCGTCATGACGCTGGTGGCCGGTATGCCGGGCCGGGCAGCGGAAGCCACCCCGGTGGCGGTGGCCCCGGGTGAAAACGATGTGCTGTCGCCGATGACCGGCACCGTACTGGCTCTGGATCAGGTGCCGGATACCACCTTTGCCAGCGGGCTGCTGGGCAACGGGGCGGCAATTATTCCTTCAGACAATAAAGTAATCGCCCCATTTGCCGGGGAGGTGGCCTCGCTGTTTGCCACCAAGCATGCCATCGGCCTGCTGAGCGACAGCGGCATTGAAGTGCTGATTCATGTGGGAATCGACACCGTTAAGCTCGACGGCAAACCCTTTACCGCTCACGTGAAGGTGGGTGACAAAGTTCAGCCGGGCGATCTGCTGCTGGAGTTCGATCGCCAGGCGATTATCGATGCCGGCTACGATCTGGCGACCCCTATCATTATCAGTAATAGCGACGAGTACCGGGACGTAGCCACCGTGGCGGCCACTGCCGTCAATGCGGGCACGCCGTTACTCTGCGTCAGCCATTAA
- the licT gene encoding BglG family transcription antiterminator LicT has translation MIIAKILNNNVVVVQDEHGREQVVMGRGLAFQKRVGENLDKEKVEKVFALQSDELVHRLGELLSQIPLEVMTTCDRIIGLAAQRLGKLQESLYITLTDHCYFAIERQKKGLAIKNVLLWEIKRLYPKEFELGQEARAIIARRLDVALAEDEAGFIALHLVTAQLNSEMPEVMHVTRVMQEILQLVKYQLQLEYDEESLSYQRFVTHLKFFAQRMLTRTVVEDDDASLHTAVKDNYAKAWKCAEKIAQHLQKSYQRELTTEEIMFLAIHIERVRKEGR, from the coding sequence ATGATCATCGCCAAAATTCTTAATAATAATGTGGTGGTTGTTCAGGATGAACACGGGCGCGAACAGGTCGTGATGGGTCGTGGGCTGGCCTTTCAAAAGCGCGTGGGTGAGAACCTGGATAAAGAGAAGGTGGAAAAGGTGTTCGCACTGCAAAGTGACGAACTGGTGCATCGCCTCGGGGAGCTTCTCAGTCAGATCCCTCTGGAGGTGATGACCACCTGCGACCGCATTATCGGGCTGGCGGCGCAGCGACTGGGTAAATTGCAGGAGAGTTTATACATCACCCTGACCGACCACTGCTACTTCGCCATTGAGCGGCAGAAGAAGGGTCTGGCGATTAAAAACGTGCTGCTGTGGGAGATCAAACGCCTTTATCCAAAAGAGTTTGAACTGGGACAGGAAGCCCGGGCCATCATCGCCAGAAGGCTCGACGTCGCCTTAGCCGAAGATGAGGCCGGCTTTATCGCGCTGCATCTGGTCACCGCCCAGTTGAATAGCGAAATGCCGGAGGTGATGCACGTTACGCGCGTGATGCAGGAAATTCTGCAGCTGGTGAAGTATCAACTGCAGCTGGAGTATGACGAGGAGTCGCTCAGTTATCAGCGCTTCGTCACCCATCTGAAGTTCTTCGCCCAGCGCATGCTGACGCGAACCGTCGTGGAAGATGACGATGCCTCGCTGCATACCGCGGTGAAAGATAACTATGCGAAGGCGTGGAAATGCGCCGAGAAGATCGCACAGCATCTGCAAAAAAGTTATCAGCGCGAGCTGACAACCGAAGAGATTATGTTCCTCGCTATCCATATTGAGCGGGTAAGAAAAGAGGGGCGTTAA
- the dusC gene encoding tRNA dihydrouridine(16) synthase DusC, with product MRVLLAPMEGVLDSLVRELLTEVNDYDLCITEFLRVVDMLLPVKSFYRLCPELHNQSRTSTGTLVRVQLLGQYPEWLAENAARAVELGSYGVDLNCGCPSKLVNGSGGGATLLKDPELIYRGAKAMREAVPAHLPVTVKVRLGWDSSDRQFEIADAVQQAGASEMVVHGRTKEDGYKAERINWQAIGEIRKRLSIPVIANGEIWDYESAQACMAATGCDSVMIGRGALNVPNLSRVIKYNAPRMPWAEVVTLLQKYSRLEKQGDTGLYHVARIKQWLSYLRKEYDEALSLFQEIRTLQTSAEIARVIQAK from the coding sequence ATGCGTGTATTACTGGCGCCGATGGAAGGCGTGCTCGACTCACTGGTGCGCGAGCTGCTGACCGAGGTTAACGATTACGATCTCTGCATCACCGAATTTCTGCGCGTGGTCGATATGTTGCTGCCAGTAAAGTCGTTTTACAGACTCTGCCCTGAACTCCACAACCAGAGCCGCACCTCTACGGGCACCCTGGTAAGGGTACAGTTGCTGGGGCAATATCCTGAGTGGCTGGCGGAAAACGCCGCACGGGCGGTGGAGCTGGGGTCGTATGGCGTAGATCTCAACTGCGGCTGCCCGTCGAAGCTGGTTAACGGCAGCGGCGGCGGGGCCACGCTGTTAAAAGATCCTGAGCTTATCTACCGTGGCGCAAAGGCGATGCGCGAAGCGGTACCCGCGCACCTGCCGGTGACGGTAAAAGTGCGGTTGGGATGGGACAGCAGCGATCGCCAGTTTGAGATTGCCGATGCCGTGCAGCAGGCGGGGGCCAGCGAGATGGTGGTTCACGGGCGTACTAAAGAAGATGGCTACAAGGCGGAACGCATTAACTGGCAGGCCATCGGCGAGATCCGTAAACGCCTGTCGATTCCGGTTATTGCCAACGGTGAGATCTGGGATTACGAAAGTGCCCAGGCCTGTATGGCCGCTACCGGCTGTGATTCGGTCATGATTGGCCGTGGCGCCCTGAACGTGCCCAATCTGAGCCGGGTCATAAAATATAACGCGCCGCGCATGCCCTGGGCGGAGGTGGTGACCTTGCTGCAAAAATACAGTCGTCTGGAAAAGCAGGGTGATACCGGGTTGTATCATGTGGCGCGCATTAAACAGTGGCTCAGTTATCTGCGCAAAGAGTATGACGAGGCGCTGTCGTTATTTCAGGAGATCCGCACGCTGCAAACCTCAGCAGAGATTGCGCGCGTCATCCAGGCAAAATAA
- the map gene encoding type I methionyl aminopeptidase, translating to MPSILIKSADELARQRHAGELLASVFTMLDDFIKPGVTTMEINDRVEAFIVNQLQARPASKGQYDFPYVLNTSVNDVVCHGIPKSSEHLKSGSIVNVDITLEKAGMIADSSKMYLIGDVSPLARRLVNKTYEAMWRGIKAVKPGATLGDIGHAIQSYVESNGYSVVREYCGHGIGKEMHEEPQVLHYGKPGEGAVLKEGMVFTIEPMINQGDSRIKTKKDGWTVVTRDKKLSAQWEHTIAVTAEGFEVLTLRPEETVPE from the coding sequence ATGCCATCAATTCTCATTAAAAGCGCAGATGAGCTGGCGCGCCAGCGTCATGCGGGCGAACTGCTGGCCTCGGTCTTTACCATGCTGGACGACTTTATTAAGCCAGGCGTCACCACCATGGAGATCAACGACCGGGTGGAAGCCTTTATTGTTAATCAACTCCAGGCCCGTCCGGCCAGTAAAGGGCAGTACGATTTCCCGTATGTGCTTAACACCTCGGTGAATGATGTGGTCTGCCACGGTATCCCGAAATCGTCCGAGCACCTGAAATCCGGGTCCATCGTCAATGTCGACATCACGCTCGAAAAAGCGGGCATGATTGCCGACTCCAGTAAAATGTATCTCATTGGCGACGTCTCGCCGCTGGCCCGTCGACTGGTTAATAAAACGTACGAGGCGATGTGGAGAGGGATTAAGGCCGTGAAGCCGGGCGCGACTCTGGGGGACATTGGCCATGCGATTCAGTCTTATGTTGAGAGCAACGGCTACAGCGTGGTGCGGGAATATTGTGGACACGGTATCGGCAAAGAGATGCACGAAGAGCCGCAGGTCTTGCACTATGGAAAGCCCGGTGAAGGCGCTGTGCTCAAAGAAGGGATGGTCTTTACCATCGAGCCGATGATCAACCAGGGCGACAGCCGTATCAAGACCAAAAAAGATGGCTGGACGGTGGTGACCCGCGACAAAAAACTCTCGGCCCAGTGGGAACATACCATCGCCGTCACGGCGGAGGGTTTTGAAGTGCTGACGCTGCGCCCGGAAGAGACGGTGCCTGAGTAA
- a CDS encoding ParD-like family protein, translating into MGIVKISDLLHDDIRDASKAMSRSVNAQAEYWIRLGMMSELYPELNHQQIKMMMLKSGSDRLLEVINAINSH; encoded by the coding sequence ATGGGTATCGTAAAAATTTCCGACCTGCTGCATGACGACATTCGTGATGCCAGCAAAGCCATGTCACGTTCGGTCAACGCTCAGGCCGAATACTGGATCCGCCTCGGTATGATGAGTGAGCTCTACCCTGAACTTAATCATCAGCAGATCAAAATGATGATGCTGAAATCTGGCTCCGATCGTTTACTGGAGGTGATCAATGCCATCAATTCTCATTAA
- a CDS encoding CidA/LrgA family protein, with amino-acid sequence MNKSLNNVWQYLRAFIFIYLCLYVGNFLASLLPITIPGSIIGMLILFVLLALQIIPAKWVKPGCSVLIRYMALLFVPIGVGVMQYYDQLKAQYGPIVVSCFISTLVVFLVVSWSSHLVHGERKVIGEKESKK; translated from the coding sequence ATGAACAAATCATTGAATAACGTCTGGCAGTATCTGCGCGCGTTCATATTTATCTATCTCTGCCTCTATGTGGGTAACTTCCTGGCATCGCTGCTGCCGATCACCATTCCGGGCAGCATCATAGGCATGCTGATCCTCTTTGTCTTACTGGCGCTGCAGATCATTCCGGCGAAGTGGGTTAAACCGGGATGCTCGGTGCTGATTCGCTATATGGCGCTGCTGTTTGTCCCCATCGGCGTGGGGGTGATGCAATATTACGACCAGCTTAAAGCCCAGTATGGTCCGATCGTTGTTTCCTGTTTTATCAGCACTCTGGTGGTCTTCCTGGTGGTGAGCTGGAGTTCACACCTGGTTCATGGTGAGCGCAAAGTAATTGGCGAGAAGGAGAGTAAGAAATGA
- a CDS encoding CidB/LrgB family autolysis modulator — protein MMVNIWWSLPLTLAVFFAARKLAMRFKMPLLNPLLVAMVVIIPFLLVTGISYEHYFAGSKVLNDLLQPAVVALAFPLYEQLHQIRARWKSIITICLVGSVVAMITGTSVALLMGASPQIAASILPKSVTTPIAMAVGGSIGGIPAISAVCVIFVGILGAVFGHTLLNLMRIRTKAARGLAMGTASHALGTARCAELDYQEGAFSSLALVICGIMTSLLAPFLFPVILAVMG, from the coding sequence ATGATGGTAAATATCTGGTGGTCATTGCCGTTAACCCTGGCCGTCTTCTTCGCCGCGCGTAAGCTCGCCATGCGTTTTAAGATGCCGCTGCTCAATCCGTTACTGGTGGCGATGGTGGTTATCATCCCTTTCCTGCTGGTGACCGGTATCTCGTACGAGCACTATTTTGCTGGCAGTAAAGTCCTCAACGATCTTCTGCAGCCTGCGGTCGTGGCGCTGGCTTTTCCGCTGTATGAACAGCTGCATCAAATCCGTGCGCGCTGGAAATCCATCATCACTATCTGCCTGGTGGGCAGCGTGGTGGCGATGATCACCGGTACCTCGGTTGCACTGCTAATGGGGGCATCACCGCAAATCGCCGCCTCTATTTTACCGAAATCGGTCACGACCCCTATTGCGATGGCGGTGGGCGGAAGCATTGGCGGAATCCCGGCCATTAGCGCCGTTTGCGTAATTTTTGTCGGCATCCTCGGGGCGGTGTTTGGTCACACGCTGCTGAATCTGATGCGCATTCGGACTAAAGCAGCCCGCGGCTTAGCGATGGGAACCGCGTCGCATGCCCTTGGCACCGCGCGCTGTGCCGAGCTGGATTATCAGGAAGGGGCTTTCAGTTCGCTGGCGCTGGTGATTTGCGGGATCATGACCTCGCTTCTCGCGCCGTTCCTGTTCCCAGTGATTCTGGCGGTAATGGGCTAA